One window of Papaver somniferum cultivar HN1 chromosome 9, ASM357369v1, whole genome shotgun sequence genomic DNA carries:
- the LOC113310879 gene encoding uncharacterized protein LOC113310879 isoform X5 — protein MEGSGAPDSPFRCIIVPRSRLLLEIPALPEILVLENPEQLQTCFQEFLDDYTRARQNKSSDPRKFADCEGNLIRVLSRFRTFKFEFPEFYSPVLKLPAIQSMISLLEDDECGSLLASYILITFEKLTDPDILIYDQHEEATVFVKSLVKSEALNVFVSTLDKFPGYDDVYFPALQTIAQMIFLHPYVADTAGKHTHLMEWVFKALGAPEWDELKQYVVGLLDTLLMSSKENRLQFGKSGAVTLVVNALTSLESPNEEQEEAPLDYEDEEYLVETLFSCLLFLLECPENIVSFVDAEGVELMIKFIQQEEFGYCYGSAIEALDIAVKVCQSASEKFVKHALAWNTAFPPSMDKIPPSVTHVKEKTEARHISLIASLTGGIAKTEKGILLKKFEEDDFERITWLMELYRGYSEEVEAMANRLEDEEYELCMEKLRYESTVQSIAVILGYLLSEDPTTRNKIENRLTHHNLKKKHVQDFILVYRDSIGNAGESVESAETVMVESTDSLEENPDKRMELDVKENPDKRMVLDVKYQTRQSFQLSKHTGTLHQ, from the exons ATGGAGGGCTCCGGCGCTCCCGATTCACCCTTTAGATGTATAATTGTCCCAAGATCTCGATTGTTACTAGAGATTCCAGCTTTACCCGAAATACTTGTTCTTGAAAATCCAGAGCAGCTTCAGACATGTTTCCAAGAATTTTTGGATGATTACACTAGAGCTCGTCAGAATAAATCATCTGATCCTCGTAAATTTGCTGATTGTGAAGGTAATCTTATTAGAGTACTTTCAAGGTTCAGAACTTTCAAATTTGAATTTCCTGAATTTTATTCCCCCGTATTAAAGCTTCCGGCTATTCAATCGATGATTAGTTTATTAGAAGATGATGAATGTGGGAGCCTTTTAGCTAGTTATATTCTTATTACATTCGAAAAGTTAACTGATCCGGATATTTTAATATATGATCAACATGAAGAAGCTACCGTTTTCGTTAAGTCTCTGGTTAAGTCTGAAGCCTTAAACGTATTTGTTTCTACTCTTGATAAGTTTCCTGGATATGATGATGTTTATTTCCCAGCACTTCAAACAATTGCGCAGATGATATTTCTTCATCCATATGTAGCAGATACCGCGGGTAAGCATACCCATCTGATGGAATGGGTGTTTAAAGCACTAGGAGCTCCCGAATGGGATGAACTAAAACAATATGTTGTAGGGTTATTAGATACTCTTTTGATGTCTAGTAAGGAAAATAGACTTCAATTTGGTAAATCGGGTGCTGTAACTCTTGTAGTAAATGCTCTTACATCCCTTGAAAGTCCTaacgaagaacaagaagaagccCCGCTGGattatgaagacgaagaatacCTGGTGGAGACTTTGTTTAGTTGTTTACTTTTTCTATTAGAATGTCCGGAGAATATAGTGAGTTTTGTTGATGCTGAAGGAGTTGAGTTAATGATTAAATTTATTCAGCAAGAGGAATTCGGTTATTGTTATGGGTCTGCAATTGAGGCACTTGATATTGCAGTGAAAGTTTGTCAGTCTGCTTCTGAGAAATTTGTGAAACATGCTTTGGCATGGAACACTGCTTTCCCGCCTTCCATGGATAAG ATTCCACCAAGCGTTACGCACGTGAAAGAAAAAACAGAAGCGCGCCATATATCTCTAATCGCATCATTAACTG GTGGCATTGCCAAGACAGAAAAAGGTATCTTGTTAAAAAAGTTTGAGGAGGATGATTTCGAAAGAATCACCTGGCTTATGGAGCTCTATAGAGG ATATTCTGAAGAAGTTGAAGCAATGGCGAATCGTCTTGAAGATGAAGAG TATGAGCTCTGCATGGAAAAACTGCGATATGAATCCACAGTTCAG TCGATTGCTGTTATTCTTGGTTATCTTTTGTCCGA GGATCCTACAACacgaaataaaattgaaaatcgaTTAACTCATCACAACTTAAAGAAGAAACATGTGCAGGATTTTATCTTG GTATATCGAGACAGCATTGGCAATGCGGGCGAATCAGTAGAAAGTGCAGAGACAGTGATGGTGGAAAGCACTGATTCCCTTGAG GAAAATCCTGACAAGAGGATGGAGCTGGATGTAAAGGAAAATCCTGACAAGAGGATGGTGCTGGATGTAAAGTACCAGACGCGACAGAGCTTTCAACTTTCCAAACACACTGGCACACTCCATCAATAA
- the LOC113310879 gene encoding uncharacterized protein LOC113310879 isoform X4, with amino-acid sequence MEGSGAPDSPFRCIIVPRSRLLLEIPALPEILVLENPEQLQTCFQEFLDDYTRARQNKSSDPRKFADCEGNLIRVLSRFRTFKFEFPEFYSPVLKLPAIQSMISLLEDDECGSLLASYILITFEKLTDPDILIYDQHEEATVFVKSLVKSEALNVFVSTLDKFPGYDDVYFPALQTIAQMIFLHPYVADTAGKHTHLMEWVFKALGAPEWDELKQYVVGLLDTLLMSSKENRLQFGKSGAVTLVVNALTSLESPNEEQEEAPLDYEDEEYLVETLFSCLLFLLECPENIVSFVDAEGVELMIKFIQQEEFGYCYGSAIEALDIAVKVCQSASEKFVKHALAWNTAFPPSMDKIPPSVTHVKEKTEARHISLIASLTGGIAKTEKGILLKKFEEDDFERITWLMELYRGYSEEVEAMANRLEDEEYELCMEKLRYESTVQSIAVILGYLLSEDPTTRNKIENRLTHHNLKKKHVQDFILVYRDSIGNAGESVESAETVMVESTDSLEENSKQGMELDVKENPEKRMELDVKESAKTVMEESTGNAGESAESAKTVMEESTDSLEENPDKRMELDVKENPDKRMVLDVKYQTRQSFQLSKHTGTLHQ; translated from the exons ATGGAGGGCTCCGGCGCTCCCGATTCACCCTTTAGATGTATAATTGTCCCAAGATCTCGATTGTTACTAGAGATTCCAGCTTTACCCGAAATACTTGTTCTTGAAAATCCAGAGCAGCTTCAGACATGTTTCCAAGAATTTTTGGATGATTACACTAGAGCTCGTCAGAATAAATCATCTGATCCTCGTAAATTTGCTGATTGTGAAGGTAATCTTATTAGAGTACTTTCAAGGTTCAGAACTTTCAAATTTGAATTTCCTGAATTTTATTCCCCCGTATTAAAGCTTCCGGCTATTCAATCGATGATTAGTTTATTAGAAGATGATGAATGTGGGAGCCTTTTAGCTAGTTATATTCTTATTACATTCGAAAAGTTAACTGATCCGGATATTTTAATATATGATCAACATGAAGAAGCTACCGTTTTCGTTAAGTCTCTGGTTAAGTCTGAAGCCTTAAACGTATTTGTTTCTACTCTTGATAAGTTTCCTGGATATGATGATGTTTATTTCCCAGCACTTCAAACAATTGCGCAGATGATATTTCTTCATCCATATGTAGCAGATACCGCGGGTAAGCATACCCATCTGATGGAATGGGTGTTTAAAGCACTAGGAGCTCCCGAATGGGATGAACTAAAACAATATGTTGTAGGGTTATTAGATACTCTTTTGATGTCTAGTAAGGAAAATAGACTTCAATTTGGTAAATCGGGTGCTGTAACTCTTGTAGTAAATGCTCTTACATCCCTTGAAAGTCCTaacgaagaacaagaagaagccCCGCTGGattatgaagacgaagaatacCTGGTGGAGACTTTGTTTAGTTGTTTACTTTTTCTATTAGAATGTCCGGAGAATATAGTGAGTTTTGTTGATGCTGAAGGAGTTGAGTTAATGATTAAATTTATTCAGCAAGAGGAATTCGGTTATTGTTATGGGTCTGCAATTGAGGCACTTGATATTGCAGTGAAAGTTTGTCAGTCTGCTTCTGAGAAATTTGTGAAACATGCTTTGGCATGGAACACTGCTTTCCCGCCTTCCATGGATAAG ATTCCACCAAGCGTTACGCACGTGAAAGAAAAAACAGAAGCGCGCCATATATCTCTAATCGCATCATTAACTG GTGGCATTGCCAAGACAGAAAAAGGTATCTTGTTAAAAAAGTTTGAGGAGGATGATTTCGAAAGAATCACCTGGCTTATGGAGCTCTATAGAGG ATATTCTGAAGAAGTTGAAGCAATGGCGAATCGTCTTGAAGATGAAGAG TATGAGCTCTGCATGGAAAAACTGCGATATGAATCCACAGTTCAG TCGATTGCTGTTATTCTTGGTTATCTTTTGTCCGA GGATCCTACAACacgaaataaaattgaaaatcgaTTAACTCATCACAACTTAAAGAAGAAACATGTGCAGGATTTTATCTTG GTATATCGAGACAGCATTGGCAATGCGGGCGAATCAGTAGAAAGTGCAGAGACAGTGATGGTGGAAAGCACTGATTCCCTTGAG GAAAATTCTAAACAAGGGATGGAGCTGGATGTAAAGGAAAATCCTGAGAAGAGGATGGAGCTGGATGTAAAGGAAAGTGCAAAGACAGTGATGGAGGAAAGCACTGGCAATGCGGGCGAATCAGCAGAAAGTGCAAAGACAGTGATGGAGGAAAGCACTGATTCCCTTGAG GAAAATCCTGACAAGAGGATGGAGCTGGATGTAAAGGAAAATCCTGACAAGAGGATGGTGCTGGATGTAAAGTACCAGACGCGACAGAGCTTTCAACTTTCCAAACACACTGGCACACTCCATCAATAA
- the LOC113310879 gene encoding uncharacterized protein LOC113310879 isoform X1, with amino-acid sequence MEGSGAPDSPFRCIIVPRSRLLLEIPALPEILVLENPEQLQTCFQEFLDDYTRARQNKSSDPRKFADCEGNLIRVLSRFRTFKFEFPEFYSPVLKLPAIQSMISLLEDDECGSLLASYILITFEKLTDPDILIYDQHEEATVFVKSLVKSEALNVFVSTLDKFPGYDDVYFPALQTIAQMIFLHPYVADTAGKHTHLMEWVFKALGAPEWDELKQYVVGLLDTLLMSSKENRLQFGKSGAVTLVVNALTSLESPNEEQEEAPLDYEDEEYLVETLFSCLLFLLECPENIVSFVDAEGVELMIKFIQQEEFGYCYGSAIEALDIAVKVCQSASEKFVKHALAWNTAFPPSMDKIPPSVTHVKEKTEARHISLIASLTGGIAKTEKGILLKKFEEDDFERITWLMELYRGYSEEVEAMANRLEDEEYELCMEKLRYESTVQSIAVILGYLLSEDPTTRNKIENRLTHHNLKKKHVQDFILVYRDSIGNAGESVESAETVMVESTDSLEENSKQGMELDVKENPEKRMELDVKESAKTVMEESTGNAGESAESAKTVMEESTDSLEENSKQGMELDVKENPDKRMELDVKESAKTVMEESTGNAGESVESAKTVMGESTDSLEENPDKRMELDVKENPDKRMVLDVKYQTRQSFQLSKHTGTLHQ; translated from the exons ATGGAGGGCTCCGGCGCTCCCGATTCACCCTTTAGATGTATAATTGTCCCAAGATCTCGATTGTTACTAGAGATTCCAGCTTTACCCGAAATACTTGTTCTTGAAAATCCAGAGCAGCTTCAGACATGTTTCCAAGAATTTTTGGATGATTACACTAGAGCTCGTCAGAATAAATCATCTGATCCTCGTAAATTTGCTGATTGTGAAGGTAATCTTATTAGAGTACTTTCAAGGTTCAGAACTTTCAAATTTGAATTTCCTGAATTTTATTCCCCCGTATTAAAGCTTCCGGCTATTCAATCGATGATTAGTTTATTAGAAGATGATGAATGTGGGAGCCTTTTAGCTAGTTATATTCTTATTACATTCGAAAAGTTAACTGATCCGGATATTTTAATATATGATCAACATGAAGAAGCTACCGTTTTCGTTAAGTCTCTGGTTAAGTCTGAAGCCTTAAACGTATTTGTTTCTACTCTTGATAAGTTTCCTGGATATGATGATGTTTATTTCCCAGCACTTCAAACAATTGCGCAGATGATATTTCTTCATCCATATGTAGCAGATACCGCGGGTAAGCATACCCATCTGATGGAATGGGTGTTTAAAGCACTAGGAGCTCCCGAATGGGATGAACTAAAACAATATGTTGTAGGGTTATTAGATACTCTTTTGATGTCTAGTAAGGAAAATAGACTTCAATTTGGTAAATCGGGTGCTGTAACTCTTGTAGTAAATGCTCTTACATCCCTTGAAAGTCCTaacgaagaacaagaagaagccCCGCTGGattatgaagacgaagaatacCTGGTGGAGACTTTGTTTAGTTGTTTACTTTTTCTATTAGAATGTCCGGAGAATATAGTGAGTTTTGTTGATGCTGAAGGAGTTGAGTTAATGATTAAATTTATTCAGCAAGAGGAATTCGGTTATTGTTATGGGTCTGCAATTGAGGCACTTGATATTGCAGTGAAAGTTTGTCAGTCTGCTTCTGAGAAATTTGTGAAACATGCTTTGGCATGGAACACTGCTTTCCCGCCTTCCATGGATAAG ATTCCACCAAGCGTTACGCACGTGAAAGAAAAAACAGAAGCGCGCCATATATCTCTAATCGCATCATTAACTG GTGGCATTGCCAAGACAGAAAAAGGTATCTTGTTAAAAAAGTTTGAGGAGGATGATTTCGAAAGAATCACCTGGCTTATGGAGCTCTATAGAGG ATATTCTGAAGAAGTTGAAGCAATGGCGAATCGTCTTGAAGATGAAGAG TATGAGCTCTGCATGGAAAAACTGCGATATGAATCCACAGTTCAG TCGATTGCTGTTATTCTTGGTTATCTTTTGTCCGA GGATCCTACAACacgaaataaaattgaaaatcgaTTAACTCATCACAACTTAAAGAAGAAACATGTGCAGGATTTTATCTTG GTATATCGAGACAGCATTGGCAATGCGGGCGAATCAGTAGAAAGTGCAGAGACAGTGATGGTGGAAAGCACTGATTCCCTTGAG GAAAATTCTAAACAAGGGATGGAGCTGGATGTAAAGGAAAATCCTGAGAAGAGGATGGAGCTGGATGTAAAGGAAAGTGCAAAGACAGTGATGGAGGAAAGCACTGGCAATGCGGGCGAATCAGCAGAAAGTGCAAAGACAGTGATGGAGGAAAGCACTGATTCCCTTGAG GAAAATTCTAAACAAGGGATGGAGCTGGATGTAAAGGAAAATCCTGACAAGAGGATGGAGCTGGATGTAAAGGAAAGTGCAAAGACAGTGATGGAGGAAAGCACTGGCAATGCGGGAGAATCAGTAGAAAGTGCAAAGACAGTGATGGGGGAAAGCACTGATTCCCTTGAG GAAAATCCTGACAAGAGGATGGAGCTGGATGTAAAGGAAAATCCTGACAAGAGGATGGTGCTGGATGTAAAGTACCAGACGCGACAGAGCTTTCAACTTTCCAAACACACTGGCACACTCCATCAATAA
- the LOC113310879 gene encoding beta-catenin-like protein 1 homolog isoform X6, translated as MEGSGAPDSPFRCIIVPRSRLLLEIPALPEILVLENPEQLQTCFQEFLDDYTRARQNKSSDPRKFADCEDTAGKHTHLMEWVFKALGAPEWDELKQYVVGLLDTLLMSSKENRLQFGKSGAVTLVVNALTSLESPNEEQEEAPLDYEDEEYLVETLFSCLLFLLECPENIVSFVDAEGVELMIKFIQQEEFGYCYGSAIEALDIAVKVCQSASEKFVKHALAWNTAFPPSMDKIPPSVTHVKEKTEARHISLIASLTGGIAKTEKGILLKKFEEDDFERITWLMELYRGYSEEVEAMANRLEDEEYELCMEKLRYESTVQSIAVILGYLLSEDPTTRNKIENRLTHHNLKKKHVQDFILVYRDSIGNAGESVESAETVMVESTDSLEENSKQGMELDVKENPEKRMELDVKESAKTVMEESTGNAGESAESAKTVMEESTDSLEENSKQGMELDVKENPDKRMELDVKESAKTVMEESTGNAGESVESAKTVMGESTDSLEENPDKRMELDVKENPDKRMVLDVKYQTRQSFQLSKHTGTLHQ; from the exons ATGGAGGGCTCCGGCGCTCCCGATTCACCCTTTAGATGTATAATTGTCCCAAGATCTCGATTGTTACTAGAGATTCCAGCTTTACCCGAAATACTTGTTCTTGAAAATCCAGAGCAGCTTCAGACATGTTTCCAAGAATTTTTGGATGATTACACTAGAGCTCGTCAGAATAAATCATCTGATCCTCGTAAATTTGCTGATTGTGAAG ATACCGCGGGTAAGCATACCCATCTGATGGAATGGGTGTTTAAAGCACTAGGAGCTCCCGAATGGGATGAACTAAAACAATATGTTGTAGGGTTATTAGATACTCTTTTGATGTCTAGTAAGGAAAATAGACTTCAATTTGGTAAATCGGGTGCTGTAACTCTTGTAGTAAATGCTCTTACATCCCTTGAAAGTCCTaacgaagaacaagaagaagccCCGCTGGattatgaagacgaagaatacCTGGTGGAGACTTTGTTTAGTTGTTTACTTTTTCTATTAGAATGTCCGGAGAATATAGTGAGTTTTGTTGATGCTGAAGGAGTTGAGTTAATGATTAAATTTATTCAGCAAGAGGAATTCGGTTATTGTTATGGGTCTGCAATTGAGGCACTTGATATTGCAGTGAAAGTTTGTCAGTCTGCTTCTGAGAAATTTGTGAAACATGCTTTGGCATGGAACACTGCTTTCCCGCCTTCCATGGATAAG ATTCCACCAAGCGTTACGCACGTGAAAGAAAAAACAGAAGCGCGCCATATATCTCTAATCGCATCATTAACTG GTGGCATTGCCAAGACAGAAAAAGGTATCTTGTTAAAAAAGTTTGAGGAGGATGATTTCGAAAGAATCACCTGGCTTATGGAGCTCTATAGAGG ATATTCTGAAGAAGTTGAAGCAATGGCGAATCGTCTTGAAGATGAAGAG TATGAGCTCTGCATGGAAAAACTGCGATATGAATCCACAGTTCAG TCGATTGCTGTTATTCTTGGTTATCTTTTGTCCGA GGATCCTACAACacgaaataaaattgaaaatcgaTTAACTCATCACAACTTAAAGAAGAAACATGTGCAGGATTTTATCTTG GTATATCGAGACAGCATTGGCAATGCGGGCGAATCAGTAGAAAGTGCAGAGACAGTGATGGTGGAAAGCACTGATTCCCTTGAG GAAAATTCTAAACAAGGGATGGAGCTGGATGTAAAGGAAAATCCTGAGAAGAGGATGGAGCTGGATGTAAAGGAAAGTGCAAAGACAGTGATGGAGGAAAGCACTGGCAATGCGGGCGAATCAGCAGAAAGTGCAAAGACAGTGATGGAGGAAAGCACTGATTCCCTTGAG GAAAATTCTAAACAAGGGATGGAGCTGGATGTAAAGGAAAATCCTGACAAGAGGATGGAGCTGGATGTAAAGGAAAGTGCAAAGACAGTGATGGAGGAAAGCACTGGCAATGCGGGAGAATCAGTAGAAAGTGCAAAGACAGTGATGGGGGAAAGCACTGATTCCCTTGAG GAAAATCCTGACAAGAGGATGGAGCTGGATGTAAAGGAAAATCCTGACAAGAGGATGGTGCTGGATGTAAAGTACCAGACGCGACAGAGCTTTCAACTTTCCAAACACACTGGCACACTCCATCAATAA
- the LOC113310879 gene encoding uncharacterized protein LOC113310879 isoform X3 has protein sequence MEGSGAPDSPFRCIIVPRSRLLLEIPALPEILVLENPEQLQTCFQEFLDDYTRARQNKSSDPRKFADCEGNLIRVLSRFRTFKFEFPEFYSPVLKLPAIQSMISLLEDDECGSLLASYILITFEKLTDPDILIYDQHEEATVFVKSLVKSEALNVFVSTLDKFPGYDDVYFPALQTIAQMIFLHPYVADTAGKHTHLMEWVFKALGAPEWDELKQYVVGLLDTLLMSSKENRLQFGKSGAVTLVVNALTSLESPNEEQEEAPLDYEDEEYLVETLFSCLLFLLECPENIVSFVDAEGVELMIKFIQQEEFGYCYGSAIEALDIAVKVCQSASEKFVKHALAWNTAFPPSMDKIPPSVTHVKEKTEARHISLIASLTGGIAKTEKGILLKKFEEDDFERITWLMELYRGYSEEVEAMANRLEDEEYELCMEKLRYESTVQSIAVILGYLLSEDPTTRNKIENRLTHHNLKKKHVQDFILVYRDSIGNAGESVESAETVMVESTDSLEENSKQGMELDVKENPEKRMELDVKESAKTVMEESTGNAGESAESAKTVMEESTDSLEENPDKRMELDVKESAKTVMEESTGNAGESVESAKTVMGESTDSLEENPDKRMELDVKENPDKRMVLDVKYQTRQSFQLSKHTGTLHQ, from the exons ATGGAGGGCTCCGGCGCTCCCGATTCACCCTTTAGATGTATAATTGTCCCAAGATCTCGATTGTTACTAGAGATTCCAGCTTTACCCGAAATACTTGTTCTTGAAAATCCAGAGCAGCTTCAGACATGTTTCCAAGAATTTTTGGATGATTACACTAGAGCTCGTCAGAATAAATCATCTGATCCTCGTAAATTTGCTGATTGTGAAGGTAATCTTATTAGAGTACTTTCAAGGTTCAGAACTTTCAAATTTGAATTTCCTGAATTTTATTCCCCCGTATTAAAGCTTCCGGCTATTCAATCGATGATTAGTTTATTAGAAGATGATGAATGTGGGAGCCTTTTAGCTAGTTATATTCTTATTACATTCGAAAAGTTAACTGATCCGGATATTTTAATATATGATCAACATGAAGAAGCTACCGTTTTCGTTAAGTCTCTGGTTAAGTCTGAAGCCTTAAACGTATTTGTTTCTACTCTTGATAAGTTTCCTGGATATGATGATGTTTATTTCCCAGCACTTCAAACAATTGCGCAGATGATATTTCTTCATCCATATGTAGCAGATACCGCGGGTAAGCATACCCATCTGATGGAATGGGTGTTTAAAGCACTAGGAGCTCCCGAATGGGATGAACTAAAACAATATGTTGTAGGGTTATTAGATACTCTTTTGATGTCTAGTAAGGAAAATAGACTTCAATTTGGTAAATCGGGTGCTGTAACTCTTGTAGTAAATGCTCTTACATCCCTTGAAAGTCCTaacgaagaacaagaagaagccCCGCTGGattatgaagacgaagaatacCTGGTGGAGACTTTGTTTAGTTGTTTACTTTTTCTATTAGAATGTCCGGAGAATATAGTGAGTTTTGTTGATGCTGAAGGAGTTGAGTTAATGATTAAATTTATTCAGCAAGAGGAATTCGGTTATTGTTATGGGTCTGCAATTGAGGCACTTGATATTGCAGTGAAAGTTTGTCAGTCTGCTTCTGAGAAATTTGTGAAACATGCTTTGGCATGGAACACTGCTTTCCCGCCTTCCATGGATAAG ATTCCACCAAGCGTTACGCACGTGAAAGAAAAAACAGAAGCGCGCCATATATCTCTAATCGCATCATTAACTG GTGGCATTGCCAAGACAGAAAAAGGTATCTTGTTAAAAAAGTTTGAGGAGGATGATTTCGAAAGAATCACCTGGCTTATGGAGCTCTATAGAGG ATATTCTGAAGAAGTTGAAGCAATGGCGAATCGTCTTGAAGATGAAGAG TATGAGCTCTGCATGGAAAAACTGCGATATGAATCCACAGTTCAG TCGATTGCTGTTATTCTTGGTTATCTTTTGTCCGA GGATCCTACAACacgaaataaaattgaaaatcgaTTAACTCATCACAACTTAAAGAAGAAACATGTGCAGGATTTTATCTTG GTATATCGAGACAGCATTGGCAATGCGGGCGAATCAGTAGAAAGTGCAGAGACAGTGATGGTGGAAAGCACTGATTCCCTTGAG GAAAATTCTAAACAAGGGATGGAGCTGGATGTAAAGGAAAATCCTGAGAAGAGGATGGAGCTGGATGTAAAGGAAAGTGCAAAGACAGTGATGGAGGAAAGCACTGGCAATGCGGGCGAATCAGCAGAAAGTGCAAAGACAGTGATGGAGGAAAGCACTGATTCCCTTGAG GAAAATCCTGACAAGAGGATGGAGCTGGATGTAAAGGAAAGTGCAAAGACAGTGATGGAGGAAAGCACTGGCAATGCGGGAGAATCAGTAGAAAGTGCAAAGACAGTGATGGGGGAAAGCACTGATTCCCTTGAG GAAAATCCTGACAAGAGGATGGAGCTGGATGTAAAGGAAAATCCTGACAAGAGGATGGTGCTGGATGTAAAGTACCAGACGCGACAGAGCTTTCAACTTTCCAAACACACTGGCACACTCCATCAATAA